Proteins found in one Streptomyces sp. NBC_00461 genomic segment:
- a CDS encoding SpdD-like protein, translated as MLRPKIPVMPQPTGLLTPPARGIEPTAVIQQQPAPVASPVAAPASSRPTVQLTPGSVLALVAGGTAVVLVVGAVLVSMLLAVAVTGASVAVCAVVLRSLLTSEAKRR; from the coding sequence ATGCTCCGTCCCAAGATCCCGGTCATGCCTCAGCCGACCGGCCTCCTCACCCCGCCCGCCCGGGGCATCGAGCCGACCGCCGTCATCCAGCAACAGCCCGCTCCCGTCGCCTCGCCGGTCGCGGCCCCGGCGTCCTCGCGGCCCACGGTGCAGCTCACTCCGGGATCCGTGCTTGCCCTGGTCGCCGGCGGTACAGCCGTGGTCCTGGTCGTCGGCGCGGTTCTCGTCTCGATGCTCCTCGCGGTCGCCGTCACCGGCGCGTCCGTCGCCGTCTGCGCCGTCGTCCTGCGCTCCCTGCTCACCTCCGAGGCCAAGCGACGCTGA